Proteins encoded together in one Telopea speciosissima isolate NSW1024214 ecotype Mountain lineage chromosome 6, Tspe_v1, whole genome shotgun sequence window:
- the LOC122663684 gene encoding acidic endochitinase-like, with amino-acid sequence MASRGLTPALLLFLTLMVLSLVGSSLAGGIATYWGQNGNEDTLTNTCATGKYAFVNIAFLYIFGKGQTPQMNLAGHCNPSSGGCIAVSNGIRNCQNRGIKVMLSIGGGSGSYSLSSSADAKNVADYLWNNFLGGSSSSRPLGNAVLDGIDFDIETGSTQYYDVLASYLSGYSKQGKKVYLTAAPQCPYPDSHLGTALNTGLFDYVWVQFYNNPSCQYSSGNVNNLLSSWRKWTSSVPANQILMGLPAASRAAGSGFVPANVMNSQILPVIKTSSKYGGVMLWNKYYDDQSGYSSSIKGNV; translated from the coding sequence ATGGCAAGCCGAGGTCTCACACCGGCCCTGCTTCTCTTCCTCACGCTCATGGTGCTCTCCCTTGTGGGTAGCTCTCTCGCTGGTGGAATCGCCACTTATTGGGGCCAGAACGGAAACGAAGACACCTTAACAAACACTTGCGCAACAGGAAAGTACGCTTTCGTCAACATAGCTTTCCTCTACATCTTCGGCAAAGGCCAGACTCCTCAGATGAACCTCGCCGGTCACTGCAACCCATCCTCCGGTGGCTGCATCGCCGTCAGCAACGGCATAAGAAACTGCCAAAACAGAGGAATCAAAGTTATGCTCTCAATCGGTGGTGGCTCTGGTAGTTACTCACTCTCCTCTTCTGCAGATGCCAAGAATGTCGCCGACTACCTCTGGAACAACTTCCTTGGCGGTAGTTCATCGTCGAGGCCACTCGGTAACGCTGTTTTGGACGGCATAGATTTCGACATTGAGACCGGGTCGACTCAGTACTATGACGTTCTCGCGAGTTATCTATCTGGGTACAGTAAACAGGGGAAGAAGGTATACTTGACGGCGGCTCCGCAATGCCCCTACCCTGATAGTCATCTGGGTACTGCCCTTAACACTGGGCTTTTCGATTATGTTTGGGTTCAGTTCTATAATAATCCTTCTTGCCAGTACAGTTCAGGgaatgtaaacaatcttctgaGTTCTTGGAGGAAATGGACGTCGTCAGTGCCGGCGAACCAGATATTGATGGGGCTACCGGCGGCTTCAAGGGCAGCAGGAAGTGGATTTGTTCCTGCAAACGTGATGAATTCTCAGATACTTCCAGTGATCAAGACTTCCTCCAAGTATGGAGGTGTGATGCTCTGGAATAAGTATTATGATGATCAGAGTGGATATAGTTCTTCCATTAAGGGCAATGTCTGA
- the LOC122666051 gene encoding acidic endochitinase-like — MASRGLTPALLLFLTLMVLSLVGSSLADGIATYWGQNGNEGTLTNTCATGKYAFVNIAFLYIFGKGQTPQMNLAGHCNPSSGGCIAVSNGIRNCQNRGIKVMLSIGGGSGSYSLSSSADAKNVADYLWNNFLGGSSSSRPLGNAVLDGIDFDIETGSTQYYDVLASYLSGYSKQGKKVYLTAAPQCPYPDSHLGTALNTGLFDYVWVQFYNNPSCQYSLGNVNNLLSSWRTWTSSVPANQILMGLPAASGAAASGFVPANVLNSQILPVIKTSSKYGGVMLWNKYYDDQSGYSSSIKDVVEYVTCLGMSIRLSATAAPGGILS, encoded by the coding sequence ATGGCAAGCCGAGGTCTCACACCGGCCCTGCTTCTCTTCCTCACGCTCATGGTGCTCTCCCTTGTGGGTAGCTCTCTCGCTGATGGAATCGCCACTTATTGGGGCCAGAACGGAAACGAAGGCACCTTAACAAACACTTGCGCAACAGGAAAGTATGCTTTCGTCAACATAGCTTTCCTCTACATCTTCGGCAAAGGCCAGACTCCTCAGATGAACCTCGCCGGTCACTGCAACCCATCCTCCGGTGGTTGCATCGCCGTCAGCAACGGCATAAGAAACTGCCAAAACAGAGGAATCAAAGTTATGCTCTCAATCGGTGGTGGCTCTGGTAGTTACTCACTCTCCTCTTCTGCAGATGCCAAGAATGTCGCCGACTACCTCTGGAACAACTTCCTTGGCGGTAGTTCATCGTCGAGGCCACTCGGTAACGCTGTTTTGGACGGCATAGATTTCGACATTGAGACGGGGTCGACTCAGTACTATGACGTTCTCGCGAGTTATCTATCTGGGTACAGTAAACAGGGGAAGAAGGTATACTTGACGGCGGCTCCGCAATGCCCCTACCCTGATAGTCATCTGGGTACTGCCCTTAACACTGGGCTTTTCGATTATGTTTGGGTTCAGTTCTATAATAATCCTTCTTGCCAGTACAGTTTAGGgaatgtaaacaatcttctgaGTTCTTGGAGGACATGGACGTCGTCAGTGCCGGCGAACCAGATATTGATGGGGCTACCGGCGGCTTCAGGGGCAGCAGCAAGTGGATTTGTTCCTGCAAACGTGTTGAATTCTCAGATACTTCCAGTGATCAAAACTTCCTCCAAGTATGGAGGTGTGATGCTCTGGAATAAGTATTATGATGATCAGAGTGGATATAGTTCTTCCATTAAGGACGTAGTCGAATATGTTACTTGTTTAGGTATGAGCATTCGTCTCTCTGCCACAGCGGCACCTGGTggcattctaagttga